Proteins encoded by one window of Candidatus Zixiibacteriota bacterium:
- a CDS encoding peroxiredoxin yields MATQTATAALQIGSTAPDFEADTTEGRLRFHDWIGNSWAVLFSHPKDFTPVCTTELGYMAKLKPEFDKRNVKVIGLSVDTVGDHHRWANDIRETQGQAPNYPMIGDPTLAISKLYGMLPADVEDSCLGRTPADNQTVRNVFVIGPDKKIKLMIAYPMTTGRNFDEILRVIDSLQLTAKHKVATPVNWRQGEDVIIAGSVSDDEARVVYPSGWKAPRPYLRIIPQPRS; encoded by the coding sequence TGCAGCTTTGCAGATAGGAAGCACCGCGCCGGATTTCGAGGCCGACACCACCGAAGGTCGACTCCGTTTTCACGACTGGATCGGCAATTCCTGGGCGGTGCTTTTTTCCCACCCGAAGGATTTCACGCCCGTTTGCACGACCGAGCTCGGCTATATGGCCAAACTGAAACCGGAATTCGACAAACGCAACGTGAAGGTAATCGGCCTTAGTGTCGACACGGTCGGCGATCACCACAGGTGGGCCAACGACATCAGGGAAACCCAGGGGCAGGCGCCGAATTACCCGATGATCGGCGACCCTACCCTGGCGATTTCCAAGCTCTACGGCATGTTGCCGGCCGACGTGGAAGACTCCTGTTTGGGCAGAACGCCGGCGGATAACCAGACCGTGCGCAACGTCTTTGTCATCGGACCGGACAAGAAGATCAAGCTGATGATTGCCTATCCGATGACCACCGGGCGCAATTTCGACGAAATCCTGCGCGTGATCGACTCCCTGCAATTGACCGCCAAACACAAGGTCGCCACACCGGTCAACTGGCGGCAGGGCGAGGATGTCATTATCGCCGGGTCGGTGTCCGACGACGAGGCCCGCGTGGTGTACCCGTCGGGCTGGAAAGCACCGCGGCCGTATCTTCGGATTATCCCGCAGCCGAGGTCCTGA